The nucleotide window TTTAGTTGACTGTCAAGTATTTTGCCCTTCAAACCTTCTCCAGGTGTTTTGTTCAATAATTATGTATAGTATTCCGCACATGGTCAACGTATGAAGTCTGCGTTGACCAACTGATTGCCAATACAGCGTGCACCTATGAAGATTTCGCAAACTTAATGGACGACAGAGATAGATGGAAAGAACTTATCAATGAGAGCCGAGCTAGCTCGACCTAATGATGATTCCGCACATGCACTAGTTAGTATATCAAAACCACTGACCAATTGGCCGCAGCTGCTCCTGGTTGTCTACTTGGTCAAACTTTGTTTAACGTCATTATACACCATTTTAGTTTTTTCATCTCTGTCACATCTTTCTACAAAGGCTTATTAAAGATAAGTAATGCCAGAAATATGCGAGCTTTTGCTTATTCATACAGAAATACTGCACTGAGTTTAGAACTAAACAGAAAGTACAAAACAGAATTTCTCACAATTCTTGCTCTTTCCAATAATTTTGCTGATGTGTTACTTCTAGGTACTGAAAGGTAATGAGGAAATCTTGACTGGCATTCTTGATcaaggaaattttgaacatAACTGGTTAGgagttgtcatttttttctttgtcgttCTTTGTTACATTGACACCTTCCTGAAATTgcagatttttgttttcataaagCGGTGTTGTGAATCTTCTTTCCATCTTTTTATTGAACAGCAAGTCTATTAACAAAGAATATGAGGAATATGTTCTGTCTGTGGGAGACTTTGATGAGAGAATCTTTCTAGATGAAGAAGCTCACATCGAAATAGGAACACCAGCCAAAAACTACAGCTTCTCTGAGGTTGATGAACAACAAaggtaaataaacaaataattttgtcCAGAAAAGTTTGCCTGGGTCACTGTATTCACACATGTATCATTTGCACTTTTTTTCCACTGAAAAAACTCTGAAAATTGGGATGTAGATAtagaatcctttgttttagactcgcgtcTCTCTTTAGCATGTAATCAAATACACTAAATTTGTCGATACGTGATCATTGGTTTTAAGTTGAAAAGTACAGACTGAACCAATAAAGAAGCAACGATTTTAATTCATTTATAAATTGCCCTTCCTCGTTGATCAAACAACTTATCGACAAAGCATTCACTTTTGAGTGATCATTTAACAtcataattattgtaacaaGACTGGtagcaaagcaaacaaaaatgtGGATTTCGGCATGTGTGAcatggtggcctggggagaagTAGAAGCCTGCCTatttatgacacctttgaagctcACCTGACCAAAAGTGTGAAAGCAGTATTCGCTAAAGAAAAcaccaatttagctctaatttctggcagattgacctcagttctGCAACCCACAGTGTTCCTTGAATAAAGGCATAGCCGGATGCAGTGGATGGCCAACTGTTATTATGATTTTACAGTGTCCCACCATGTAAAGAATCCTTCCAAAGAATTAATTGTTTCGTAAATTGCTGGTGCATTGAGCGACTTTTCCTTAGAGATgattgagtaattttttttaaatgtatcCAAAACAAGAATTTTTTACAATAGTTTTGCGTAACCAATTCCTATGTTGCctgcttcaattttttttttcaatgtgctGTCCAAAATTGGGTGTTGTGTTATGCACAGGCACGCATTGTATGCAGGCGCACATTATATACAAGAGTACGCATTGTAAATGCATAAATAAACTAATTTTTTAGTGGTTGTTGTGACAATGCTTGAGGAGAatttgttttagttttatttatcTAAGCAAAACCCTGAATCTCTAATTGGGgaaatatttttatatttagGTGCTTAAAGGTCTTAACTATAGAGTACTGCTTCATactttcttgtttttaatttagAGTGGGACTGAGAAGAAATTTACAGGAGCACTTCTCTAGAGTAAGTTTTCTTTACTTGGTGCAGAATAAGACCATTTCTGTGGGTTAATGTTATTCTTTCACTCACTTCCTTAATGATGATGAGTTGTGGATTATCTTAATGAGCAAAGGCTGAAATACGTTATCACAGTGGCATAATAATTACTGTACTTTGCGCATGGTAGAGAATGATTTTCTTGATGTTTCTGTAGCATTTGTCAAACAGTCAAACTTCTTGCTTTGAGAACTCTGTCAGTCATGGGTCTGAGTTATCAATTTCTTATCATCATTTTACTCTTCCCCAATTTTTGGTGATTGAGTGCTTATGATAAGGTAATGAACATTGAGGTTAGAAGCAGGGGTAGGGAATTGCACCCATTTAGTCATAATCTGATGTGTACTGTTTTGAACCTGTGCCAGCCTTTCAGTCAAGGCACGGTGGACTCCTCCATGGGGTGCTAAGCAAAGTCCACTTGATTAATTAGTGTTAATTGAAAATATCATCCAGTTAATGGCCACCAATTCATTTCCTGCTTGAGTCTTCAGTATTCTGTTCACGATAATTTGAATAATGTATTTGGTCAGATATGAATACCTTGgacatttcttttcacagaCAAGAAGTTTGGTGCCTTCAACGCCATTGACTGGAAGAAGATATTTGAAGGAGAAAGATCCAAGGTAAGAGAACCTCTGAGCAAAGTTGAAAGACATAGTCACACCACAAAGCTAGCGAATGAGAATAGAACATGGTAAATGTCAAACACACTTATTCTAAACTGTTGAGTAAGAGCAATTTATCTCCatttttgattaatttaaaGCAGGAACATGAATGCTTAAGAGTTAGCATCCTTTTGTGAGAAAGCATATCACTCTACACCCTCTGATATGCTAATTGTGTCATGCACACCAACAAAAAAAGCTAATTTCACTGGGTTGAAGTTCTCATACAATCTAAATGTTGGTCTTCTGTTTATTAAAGTGTAACAAATGTAAAAGTCAATTTCAGTATTTCCagtgttttttatttctgcacAACTTTATGCATTATGTTGAAAGATTATATtctggaaaaagttttcatttttcattcattGTGTGGCAGTTAGCAAAAAGCTTGCCAAGCTCATTTTCCTTAGTTCCTTTGTCAAGCAAAATGACCAGAAGTCCTTTCTTGAAACTTGATTCAAACATCTCAAATTTAGATGGAGGTCAGAGTTCCCTTTGACCAGTGCAGTATACAGCCCAAATTTTCTGCATTCTAATTTTGTTTGCAGAGTAACACCTGTATCCACGGCAACCCAGTCTGTGAGTCGACTACAAGCTCTCCTATCAGGATCGAAAGCAGGGCCAAGTGATCGCCTGTTACAAATATTCCAGTAAGTTTTGCTAAAATTATCAGACTTTTTGCAATTTCTGGCAAGTTTCCCTATCTGCAAACAACTCTGCCATGTTAAGATAATAAAGTTTGATAAAGTTTAGCATTCACAAGTTGACCCAAAGAGTCGTTTTGTCTTTTAACCAGATTTGATTTTGATGGCTGACCTTTCCCTCCATTCACTTACTTTTCTATTTTGTGTCTTATTATAGTCAATGCAGTGGGAATCCAAAGGAGGTAATTGAGAACCGTGTTGAATCTCTGGGTGAGACTTTTCTCAGGGAGTATGTTCAGGTAGGTGATGACAAAGGTTACTTTTCTCTGAAGACCAAGCATTTGAGAGATTACACCCTAACATTTAAAAGTTGTTCTTCagatattattgattttattgaTGTTTATTGGAATTAATGTATTTTCAGCCATCTCCTGACAGACCAAAGTCCCCTTGCTCAACAAAGGAATTTGCCTTGAAGAGACTTAAACTTGCTGAGATTTTGTATTACAAGGTATGCCAGTTTCAACTTGATATTCAATTAGTAGAAATAAGCCTTGTTCTTGACTGGGGTAAAAGTCTGTTAAGCATTTTGATAAAACCTGTTTCAGTAGCTTGTGAAATAACCTCAAATCCAAATGGCTTTGCCAACAGGTTCTTGAAAGTATTACTCTGACGGAACAGAGAAGACTTCAGGGACACCTCGATTTGCTGGTAAGCTATTAAAAGGCACTCATTGCAGACTAACCCAACATTATCATCAGAAGGAACTAAATTAGATAAGAGCAATTGTCCTGAAGGTTGTCACCAAATGGCCGATAAAGGAAAAATTTAACTTGGAGGGTTGCACATTTTAATGACTTAAGTATCATTTCAATTATATTGATGTGCTTTTGTCTTGCAGAGTTTGTTGGAGCAAGAATCTTTTCATCGTTCTTTGATGGCTTGTTGTCTGGAAATAGTAATCTTCTCCTACAATTCACAGAGGTAGGGTATTCTTTCCTTCGTGAGCACTTCAATGTTGTTCCCCTCTCAAGTGCTCAATGTTTGTTCTTTTAACTTTCTCCTTACTACTACTTCTTTATTTGTGTTGGGAAGTATTAGCTGTTTCACTCAGGTTTTCTATTTCTTCCCTTTCTGACAGTAACCTAATATCTATTAACACATTTTTAGGCTCACCCCTTACTGTGTTTTTGTTTACAGGACATTTCCTTGGATGATTGAAATCTTTGATATCAGCCCTTACCATTTCTATAAGATCATTGAAGTATTTATCAAAGCAGAGGATGGTCTCTCGAGGGATGTTGTCAAACATCTGAATCATGTGAGCAACTTTTCTGTTGTACAAAATTTAACACTTGAGCTGGAAGCTGCAGCCTTCTTCATCAATGTTTCCCCATGCATGACAGGACTTCATAATAATTAGGGTTTTTCTATGGCAACAACTAGCGTTATTGTCACTGTTGCCATAGGAAAACCCCCAAGAGATAGAGACAGATTGTCATGTTCAGGTGTATGAAAGGCCCCTCCATAATAGAAGAATGGGCTGAACTACAGTAGATTGCTGTCAATCATGCTACAGCAACAGCCCTAGTTTCAAATATAAAACCCTTTTACTGTTTGAGTTAAGATGCCAGCTTAAGAATTAAGATGATATGGTTCAATCTTGTGGAAAAAATGGCAATGCATCAAAGGTAACTCTttgccttttccttttttgtaagaTTGAAGAACAGATTCTGGAGTGCCTTGCCTGGAGTCATGATTCTCCTCTTTGGACATCCATACATCAGGCAGGCTCTGTACCCTCATGTGAGGAGGTATCACTGCAAAATCATACAGAAGGAATACACAGTACTCAGAGCCTCCTGGCATCACCAATCATCCATCCTCGTGTGCAGAGAATATGTGGCGAGGAAGGTGCTGCTAGAAGGGGTGAGGTAATTTCCTTGTTTGCCAAGGCTTTTCACCAGAGACAGCATTGCTAAGTGGTTTGGGAACTTTCTTTGCAACTTGGAGTTCCCAACTTAAATAAAGTATCAATTTGACCACCTGCTTGAGCTTTTTGTTGGCTGTGCCAAGTTAACTCCTCAGTTGAGGTTGGACATAGCCAGCTGGTCTGCCGCCCACCATGTCGTTGTTCATTATTAGGAGTTGTGGAATTCCCCAAGGCAACCCTACAAGTTATTGTGTTTCATTAGTGGCCAATTGGCCACCAACTCTTTAGGTCTAGTTGCCAAAGGGTTTTTTTAGGTGCCAAAATGTACGAATTCCTTTTAATTACATCAgccaaaaaaacacaaacaaaaaaaacaaatcaactgCTTGCTGATTGTCACACATTACAAGGTTAACAGAAATATCATGTGCTATGCAACTGAATTGAACTCAATGGAGCAGAACAGTGTTTTAGCTCAGAGATCCTACCAAATCAAG belongs to Acropora muricata isolate sample 2 chromosome 9, ASM3666990v1, whole genome shotgun sequence and includes:
- the LOC136929569 gene encoding retinoblastoma-like protein 1, with translation MASSSDDEEANNSERYENLCRDLNMDEETSNEAWSSYERISTNYTLEGDSLHWLACALYVACRRSVVPTVDSSAIVEGNCVSLTRLLRAAKLSLIQFFSKMKKWLDMSNAAGDFRKKIELLERNFHVSTVIFKKYEPIFLEIFKDPREENAKTQRGRKSRKQPCGVGDVFAFCWTLYIQAKGHFPAISDDLVNSYHLLLCCLDLFFANALYTKNRRDLLNPNFEGLPQDFGNRDFKVPADVPCIVERLCNKHEGIIIEAKGIKEHHWKLFIKQLFEKKVLKGNEEILTGILDQGNFEHNCKSINKEYEEYVLSVGDFDERIFLDEEAHIEIGTPAKNYSFSEVDEQQRVGLRRNLQEHFSRTRSLVPSTPLTGRRYLKEKDPRVTPVSTATQSVSRLQALLSGSKAGPSDRLLQIFHQCSGNPKEVIENRVESLGETFLREYVQPSPDRPKSPCSTKEFALKRLKLAEILYYKVLESITLTEQRRLQGHLDLLSLLEQESFHRSLMACCLEIVIFSYNSQRTFPWMIEIFDISPYHFYKIIEVFIKAEDGLSRDVVKHLNHIEEQILECLAWSHDSPLWTSIHQAGSVPSCEEVSLQNHTEGIHSTQSLLASPIIHPRVQRICGEEGAARRGLQTPSSPTLHEVFSSPVTSGSGARRNLMVNFGSSPPAQNSQPVTHSPTTRQLQQGMHPH